One region of Termitidicoccus mucosus genomic DNA includes:
- a CDS encoding glycoside hydrolase family 2 TIM barrel-domain containing protein produces the protein MLGLFACCINHALAAQREVVDWNSGWLFSIGAGADGNAPGAEADSWRAVVLPHDWSIENPVSKDAPSLGDGGFFQTGIGWYRRDFDAPASWRDRQVVIEFEGIYMNAGVWLNGASIAGRPYGYSSFFVDLTPHLRIGGKNTLLVRADNSAQPNCRWYSGSGIYRPVRLHVTAPVRVAPWGVFVATTRLDAESVSVRVETTVANGGKSAAGLSLETIITDPAGREVARVGAEGRAAPGADFTAAATATLANPQPWSPETPVLYRAVTRVRSGGSVVDEVVTPFGVRTVRVSAERGFELNGRPLKLAGGNVHHDHGPLGAAAFARAEERKVELLKAAGFNAARTSHNPPSPAFLDACDRLGLLVMDEAFDGWKSGKNPHDYGVWFDEWWRRDLDAMVLRDRNHPSVVLWSVGNEMFERGNADGLRIAHALTRRIRKIDTTRPVTAGVNGMGKGGEWSRLDPLFAAFDVAGYNYELGRHAADHERLPRRVIVAAESYLSETFANWAAAHNHAYVIGDFVWSAIDYLGEAGIGRVFPPGEPIVKHWEGGQWPWHGAACGDIDLTGLRKPGSHYRNIVWDRGEKLHVAVAAPAPGGEWGVSPWAPEPVQAHWTWSGHEGEPLAVEVYSRYDTVRLYLNGELLGEKPTTRAEEFKAVFSVPYAPGKLEAAGVRAGRETERFALVTASAPARLRLTPDRGRISADGQDLSFVVVEVLDANGVVVPSADHSVRYTLDGPAALAGIGSADLTDRDSYRANPRRVFQGRALVIVRAGDKAGTVKLTASAPGLPPAEFTLYMESSR, from the coding sequence GTGCTTGGGCTTTTTGCGTGCTGCATCAATCACGCCTTGGCGGCGCAGCGCGAGGTGGTGGATTGGAATTCCGGCTGGCTTTTCTCCATCGGCGCCGGAGCGGACGGCAATGCGCCCGGCGCGGAGGCGGACTCGTGGCGCGCCGTCGTCCTGCCGCATGACTGGAGCATCGAAAATCCCGTCAGCAAGGATGCCCCCTCCCTTGGGGACGGCGGTTTTTTCCAAACCGGGATCGGCTGGTATCGGCGCGATTTTGACGCGCCCGCAAGCTGGCGGGACAGGCAGGTAGTGATCGAATTTGAAGGTATTTATATGAATGCCGGGGTGTGGCTGAACGGCGCCAGCATCGCGGGGCGGCCGTATGGCTACAGTTCGTTTTTCGTGGATCTCACGCCTCATCTGCGCATTGGCGGGAAAAACACGTTGCTCGTGCGCGCGGACAACAGTGCGCAGCCCAATTGCCGCTGGTACAGCGGCTCGGGCATCTACCGCCCGGTGAGGCTGCATGTGACGGCCCCGGTGCGCGTCGCCCCGTGGGGCGTGTTTGTCGCGACCACCCGGCTCGATGCCGAATCGGTCTCGGTCCGCGTGGAGACCACGGTGGCCAATGGCGGCAAATCGGCCGCCGGCCTGTCCTTGGAAACGATCATCACGGATCCAGCCGGGCGCGAGGTCGCCAGGGTGGGCGCGGAGGGACGTGCCGCGCCCGGCGCGGATTTCACGGCCGCGGCGACAGCCACCCTGGCAAATCCACAGCCGTGGTCGCCGGAGACGCCGGTGCTTTACCGCGCGGTCACGCGCGTGCGTTCGGGCGGGAGCGTGGTGGACGAGGTGGTCACGCCCTTCGGCGTGCGCACGGTGCGGGTGTCGGCGGAGCGGGGTTTTGAGCTTAACGGACGCCCGCTGAAACTCGCCGGCGGAAACGTCCACCACGATCACGGCCCGCTCGGCGCGGCGGCGTTTGCGCGCGCGGAGGAGCGCAAGGTGGAATTGCTCAAGGCCGCCGGCTTCAACGCCGCGCGGACCTCGCACAATCCGCCTTCGCCGGCGTTTCTCGACGCATGCGACCGCCTGGGCCTGCTGGTCATGGACGAGGCGTTCGACGGCTGGAAATCCGGAAAGAACCCGCACGACTACGGCGTGTGGTTTGACGAGTGGTGGCGGCGCGATCTCGACGCGATGGTCTTGCGCGACCGCAATCATCCCAGCGTCGTGCTGTGGAGTGTCGGCAACGAGATGTTTGAGCGCGGCAACGCCGACGGCCTCCGCATCGCGCACGCGCTCACGCGTCGTATCCGTAAAATTGATACGACGCGTCCGGTCACCGCCGGCGTCAATGGCATGGGCAAAGGCGGCGAGTGGTCCCGACTCGATCCGCTTTTTGCCGCGTTTGATGTCGCGGGTTACAACTACGAACTCGGCCGCCACGCCGCCGACCACGAGCGACTGCCCCGGCGTGTCATCGTCGCGGCGGAGTCCTATTTGTCCGAAACCTTCGCAAACTGGGCCGCCGCGCACAACCATGCATATGTGATTGGCGACTTTGTCTGGAGCGCGATTGATTATCTGGGCGAGGCCGGCATCGGGCGCGTGTTTCCGCCCGGCGAACCCATCGTCAAGCACTGGGAGGGCGGCCAGTGGCCGTGGCACGGCGCAGCCTGCGGAGACATTGATCTCACGGGCTTGCGCAAGCCGGGCTCCCATTATCGCAACATCGTCTGGGACCGGGGCGAAAAACTCCACGTCGCCGTGGCCGCACCCGCGCCCGGCGGCGAATGGGGCGTGTCGCCGTGGGCGCCGGAGCCCGTGCAGGCGCACTGGACCTGGTCCGGACACGAAGGGGAGCCGCTCGCGGTCGAGGTGTATTCACGATATGATACCGTCCGGCTCTATCTCAACGGCGAATTGCTGGGAGAAAAACCGACCACGCGCGCGGAGGAGTTCAAGGCGGTCTTTTCGGTGCCCTACGCACCAGGAAAATTGGAGGCGGCCGGAGTGCGGGCCGGGCGCGAGACGGAGCGTTTCGCGCTGGTCACGGCCAGCGCGCCGGCGCGTCTGCGGTTGACGCCGGACCGCGGGCGGATCTCGGCCGACGGGCAGGATCTTTCCTTTGTGGTGGTCGAGGTGCTCGACGCCAACGGCGTGGTGGTGCCTTCCGCGGATCATTCCGTCCGCTACACGCTCGACGGCCCCGCCGCCCTTGCCGGCATCGGCAGCGCGGACCTCACCGATCGCGATTCCTATCGCGCGAATCCACGTCGTGTTTTCCAAGGCCGGGCCTTGGTGATCGTCCGGGCCGGCGATAAAGCCGGAACAGTCAAACTCACCGCCTCCGCGCCGGGCCTGCCTCCGGCGGAGTTCACCCTTTATATGGAATCATCCCGCTAA
- a CDS encoding glycosyl hydrolase: protein MPTPTSHAFLVRALAFFFIAFGCGVASSMLRAGVSGGTYPFGGGLAEARQRVAQASCLPSSAGARSAAFFSEKSQRRFAPLASTAGRMPALRALPRETEIAGKGHGETLEAVFREPPEAARPWVFWYWMKASSSRAGITADLEAMKAAGIGGAHLVPIQGAARPPLFDPPAEQFTEAWWDHVLWAFKEADRLGLKIGMHGSDGYATAGGPWITPELSMQKVVWTATQIEGGRRVEQALPQPETSQDYYRDIITVAYPAPPGAGISSRTIKPRVTTSRAGVDAGTLAEGDGTVFTSEEACWIQYEFERPFACRALTVRIPRTKGIQTATYHANHLAVEVSDDGRRFRKLVQLEPPRHGWQDGDADVTHAIPEVTAKFFRFVFDPEKATPGEEDLDSAKWKPMLKLTGIDLLAESRLHHYESKTGEVWRVSPPTPANLVPADACVPLEKCVDLTGRVGADGRLAWDAPVGNWTVLRIGHTSTGARNDPAGALIGLECDKFNPTAARLMFDRWFGEIIRRAGPELSGRVLKVFHIDSWECGSQNWSPVFRDEFQRRRGYDPLPCLPAMAGVPIESADVSERFLRDVRETIGELVRDNFYAPLHELAQAHGCAFSGECTAPVMAGDGMSIFGALDTPMGEFWLRSPTHDKINDMLDAISGARAYGKPVVQAEAFTELWLAWDETPASVKALGDFNYALGANRFVYHVFTHNPWTDRRPGMAMGHVGLYFQRDQTWWRPGRAWVDYASRCQALLQQGAPVADIAVFTGDDAPRRAVAPWRLASTLPGFFPANDTRLAKKIIESSDWADPLRGYAYDSINRDALLRLARVRDGRLELPGGASYAILIVPASNPLAPAASALTPEITRRLREIAEAGVTVILGERPARSPSLGGFPGSDAEVARDAGILWPENTAPGTGARSLKQGRVATGPFPEGSFAALHLAPDFTATAEDGARADGIAWTHRAGAGWDFYFVSNQRNTERVLDLSLRATGRVPELWDPVSRETRAAGTWAMRDGRTVLPVRLPPNGSLFVVLRKPGEPAAQSATPNWRELVVAQPLTGKWTVTFDPAFGGPRSPRVFDRLQSWTEFPDDGIRHYSGTAVYAASFEWNASAKTGDRVWLDLGRVAELAEVSVNGAPCGIAWTPPYRVEVTPALRAGANELRIEITNTWFNRLAGDRDKPESERIARTTAADATKGKPLLDAGLLGPVALCVEPPARK, encoded by the coding sequence ATGCCGACACCAACCAGCCATGCGTTTCTCGTCCGCGCTCTTGCGTTTTTTTTCATCGCGTTCGGATGCGGAGTGGCTTCCTCCATGCTGCGCGCGGGCGTTTCGGGTGGGACGTATCCGTTTGGCGGCGGGCTTGCGGAGGCGCGGCAGCGCGTAGCGCAGGCATCCTGCCTGCCGTCTTCTGCGGGCGCGCGCAGCGCGGCATTTTTTTCGGAAAAGAGTCAGCGGCGCTTCGCGCCTTTGGCCTCGACGGCAGGCAGGATGCCTGCGCTACGCGCGTTGCCGCGCGAAACTGAGATCGCGGGCAAAGGACATGGTGAAACATTGGAGGCCGTTTTTCGCGAGCCACCCGAGGCGGCGCGACCGTGGGTGTTTTGGTATTGGATGAAGGCAAGTTCGTCCCGCGCGGGCATCACCGCCGACCTCGAGGCGATGAAGGCGGCCGGCATCGGCGGCGCGCATCTGGTGCCGATCCAGGGCGCGGCCAGGCCGCCCTTGTTCGATCCGCCGGCCGAGCAATTCACCGAGGCGTGGTGGGACCATGTGCTATGGGCCTTCAAGGAGGCGGACCGGCTCGGGTTGAAGATCGGCATGCACGGAAGCGACGGCTACGCGACGGCGGGCGGCCCTTGGATCACGCCCGAACTTTCCATGCAAAAGGTCGTCTGGACCGCGACGCAGATCGAGGGCGGGCGCCGTGTCGAGCAGGCGTTGCCTCAACCCGAGACGAGCCAGGACTACTACCGCGACATCATCACGGTCGCGTATCCCGCGCCGCCGGGCGCCGGCATCAGCTCGCGCACGATCAAACCCCGCGTGACGACCAGCCGCGCCGGAGTGGACGCGGGGACGCTGGCGGAGGGTGACGGTACGGTTTTCACGAGCGAGGAGGCGTGCTGGATTCAGTATGAATTTGAGCGGCCCTTTGCCTGCCGGGCGCTCACGGTGCGCATTCCGCGGACCAAGGGCATACAAACCGCCACCTATCACGCCAACCACCTCGCGGTCGAGGTCAGCGACGATGGACGCCGGTTTCGCAAGCTCGTGCAACTGGAGCCGCCGCGCCACGGCTGGCAGGATGGCGACGCCGATGTCACGCACGCCATCCCGGAGGTGACCGCGAAATTTTTCCGTTTCGTCTTCGACCCGGAAAAGGCCACGCCGGGCGAGGAGGATCTCGACTCGGCCAAATGGAAACCCATGCTCAAGCTCACCGGCATCGATTTGCTGGCCGAGTCGCGCCTGCATCATTACGAAAGCAAAACCGGCGAGGTATGGCGCGTGTCGCCGCCCACGCCGGCGAACCTCGTGCCCGCCGATGCTTGCGTGCCGCTGGAGAAGTGCGTTGACCTCACCGGTCGCGTCGGCGCCGACGGACGGCTGGCGTGGGATGCTCCGGTCGGAAACTGGACGGTATTGCGCATCGGGCACACCTCCACGGGCGCGCGCAACGACCCCGCCGGCGCGCTCATCGGGCTCGAATGCGACAAGTTCAACCCCACCGCGGCGCGGCTCATGTTTGACCGCTGGTTCGGCGAGATCATCCGCCGCGCCGGACCGGAGCTGTCGGGGCGCGTGCTGAAGGTGTTTCACATCGACAGTTGGGAGTGCGGCAGCCAGAACTGGTCGCCGGTTTTCCGCGACGAATTTCAACGCCGCCGGGGTTACGATCCGCTGCCCTGCCTTCCGGCCATGGCGGGCGTGCCGATCGAAAGCGCGGATGTTTCCGAGCGTTTCCTGCGCGATGTGCGCGAGACGATCGGCGAGCTGGTCCGGGATAATTTTTACGCTCCATTGCACGAGCTCGCGCAGGCGCATGGTTGCGCTTTCAGCGGCGAGTGCACCGCGCCGGTGATGGCCGGCGACGGCATGTCGATTTTTGGCGCGCTCGACACGCCGATGGGCGAGTTCTGGCTGCGCAGTCCCACGCACGACAAGATCAACGACATGCTCGACGCCATCTCGGGCGCGCGCGCCTACGGGAAACCCGTCGTGCAGGCCGAGGCGTTCACCGAGCTGTGGCTGGCGTGGGACGAAACGCCTGCCTCGGTCAAGGCGCTGGGCGACTTCAACTACGCGCTCGGGGCGAACCGTTTCGTTTATCACGTCTTCACGCACAATCCGTGGACCGACCGCAGGCCCGGCATGGCGATGGGGCACGTGGGACTGTATTTCCAGCGCGACCAGACGTGGTGGCGGCCCGGGCGCGCATGGGTGGACTACGCGAGCCGCTGCCAGGCCTTGTTGCAACAAGGCGCGCCGGTCGCGGACATCGCGGTCTTCACCGGCGACGACGCCCCGCGCCGCGCGGTCGCGCCCTGGCGGCTGGCTTCGACGCTGCCCGGTTTCTTCCCGGCCAATGACACGCGGCTGGCCAAAAAAATCATCGAGTCGTCCGACTGGGCCGATCCCCTGCGCGGATACGCCTACGACTCCATCAACCGGGACGCGTTGCTGCGACTCGCCCGTGTGCGCGACGGACGGCTCGAACTCCCCGGCGGAGCGAGTTATGCGATCCTGATCGTGCCCGCGTCCAACCCGCTCGCGCCCGCGGCTTCCGCGCTCACGCCGGAAATCACGCGGCGGTTGCGTGAAATCGCCGAGGCGGGCGTGACCGTCATTCTGGGCGAACGTCCCGCGCGGTCGCCCAGCCTGGGCGGTTTTCCGGGAAGCGACGCCGAGGTGGCGCGTGACGCCGGGATTCTCTGGCCCGAAAACACCGCGCCCGGAACCGGCGCGCGTTCGCTCAAGCAAGGGCGTGTCGCGACCGGGCCGTTCCCGGAGGGCTCGTTTGCCGCGCTCCATCTCGCGCCCGATTTCACCGCGACGGCGGAGGACGGCGCGCGGGCGGACGGAATCGCTTGGACGCATCGCGCGGGGGCCGGCTGGGATTTTTATTTTGTCTCCAATCAGCGCAACACAGAGCGCGTGCTCGATCTTTCCCTGCGGGCGACCGGCCGCGTGCCGGAGTTGTGGGACCCGGTGAGCCGTGAGACTCGCGCGGCCGGCACGTGGGCGATGCGCGACGGACGCACGGTGCTTCCGGTGCGCCTGCCGCCCAACGGCTCGCTTTTTGTCGTCCTGCGCAAGCCGGGCGAACCGGCCGCGCAGTCCGCGACACCCAACTGGCGCGAACTCGTCGTCGCGCAACCGTTGACCGGGAAATGGACGGTGACGTTCGATCCGGCGTTTGGCGGGCCGCGGTCGCCGCGGGTTTTTGACCGGCTGCAATCGTGGACGGAGTTTCCCGACGACGGCATCCGCCATTACTCGGGCACGGCCGTGTATGCCGCCTCCTTTGAGTGGAACGCCTCCGCAAAAACCGGCGACCGCGTGTGGCTCGATCTCGGCCGCGTGGCCGAACTGGCCGAGGTCTCGGTTAACGGCGCGCCCTGCGGCATCGCGTGGACGCCGCCGTATCGCGTCGAGGTGACGCCCGCGCTGCGCGCCGGGGCAAACGAACTTCGTATCGAAATTACGAATACGTGGTTCAACCGCCTCGCTGGCGACCGCGACAAGCCCGAGTCCGAACGCATCGCCCGCACGACCGCGGCCGACGCGACGAAAGGCAAACCGTTGCTCGACGCCGGCCTGCTCGGACCGGTCGCGCTTTGCGTCGAGCCCCCCGCCAGGAAATGA
- a CDS encoding beta-galactosidase has protein sequence MTKTIRLALALFSSLLFSASVIRAAETPPLVLGSAWYPEQWTEADWEKDLALMKAAGFNMVRIGEFAWSSMEPEEGRYTFDWLEKAVAAAARHGMVVVLGTPTDAPPAWLTSKYPETLRVAPDGRQLQHGDRRQFNYSSRKYREHCRAIVGRMAERFGRNPHVIGWQIGNEYTEDSFDDESRRAFHDWLREKYKSIDLLNRHWVTAYWSQAYNSWSQIPMNTGRNNPGLMLDYKRFVTDQWRSLQREQRDVIRGHAGARQFITTNLGGLGWANRFNRQVIASDLDLITWDNYVGSGHIEPYRNGATHDLVRGWKNMNFWVMEMQPGFVDWAQVSNSLDKGETRALVWAAVGHGADGIAFWQWRSALNGQEQYHGVLVGPDGGPVPFYEEARKIGEDFAKAAPLLKNTAPRSEVALLHDYDSRWAIDFNRFSQRYEQLDILIDYYRVFRDITQSVDIVDPASELDRYKLVLAPSLNVISAGLARHLAAYVERGGHLVLGPRSGMKNEFNALNTERQPGPLAPVLGARVEQFYALPDPIPLDGEWGGGTADIWAEFFSQLAPGTQVLMRYGAANGFLDDQPAAVSRKVGRGTLTHLGAVLEKPLMHRAALAMLADAGIPARPPLPVPEGIEVCRRVGEGRELYIVINHTPRPVEIGLPGNMRDILDGGETGRLTLSPRGVAVLQKLP, from the coding sequence ATGACCAAAACCATCCGCCTCGCCCTCGCGCTGTTTTCTTCCTTGTTGTTCTCCGCTTCCGTCATCCGGGCGGCGGAGACTCCGCCGCTCGTGCTCGGCTCCGCCTGGTATCCCGAGCAATGGACGGAAGCCGATTGGGAAAAGGACCTGGCGCTGATGAAGGCGGCCGGATTCAACATGGTGCGCATCGGCGAGTTTGCCTGGAGCAGCATGGAGCCGGAGGAAGGCCGCTACACCTTCGACTGGCTCGAAAAGGCGGTCGCCGCCGCGGCGAGGCACGGCATGGTCGTCGTGCTCGGCACGCCGACCGACGCGCCGCCCGCCTGGTTGACGAGCAAATATCCCGAGACCCTCCGCGTCGCGCCGGACGGCCGCCAGCTCCAGCACGGGGACCGCCGCCAGTTCAATTATTCGAGCCGGAAATACCGCGAGCATTGCCGCGCCATCGTCGGGCGGATGGCGGAACGTTTCGGCCGCAATCCGCACGTGATCGGCTGGCAGATCGGCAACGAATACACCGAGGACTCCTTCGACGACGAGTCGCGCCGCGCGTTTCACGATTGGCTGAGGGAGAAATACAAGAGCATCGACCTGCTGAACCGGCATTGGGTCACCGCCTACTGGAGCCAGGCCTATAACTCGTGGAGCCAGATCCCCATGAACACCGGCCGCAACAATCCCGGCCTGATGCTCGACTACAAGCGCTTCGTCACCGACCAGTGGCGCAGCCTCCAGCGCGAGCAGCGCGATGTCATCCGCGGCCATGCGGGCGCGCGCCAGTTCATCACCACCAACCTCGGCGGCCTCGGCTGGGCCAACCGGTTCAACCGGCAGGTCATCGCCTCCGACCTCGACCTGATCACGTGGGACAACTATGTCGGCTCCGGCCACATCGAGCCGTATCGCAACGGCGCCACCCATGACCTCGTGCGCGGCTGGAAGAACATGAACTTCTGGGTCATGGAAATGCAGCCCGGTTTTGTGGATTGGGCGCAGGTCAGCAACTCGCTCGACAAGGGCGAGACCCGCGCGCTGGTCTGGGCGGCGGTCGGGCACGGCGCCGACGGCATCGCATTCTGGCAATGGCGCAGCGCGCTCAACGGCCAGGAGCAATATCACGGCGTGCTCGTCGGCCCCGACGGCGGCCCCGTGCCGTTCTACGAGGAGGCGCGGAAGATCGGCGAGGATTTTGCCAAGGCCGCGCCGCTGCTCAAAAACACCGCGCCGCGCTCCGAGGTCGCGCTGCTCCACGATTACGACAGCCGCTGGGCCATCGATTTCAACCGCTTTTCCCAACGCTACGAACAACTCGACATCCTCATCGACTACTATCGGGTCTTCCGCGACATCACGCAATCGGTGGACATCGTCGATCCCGCGTCGGAGCTCGACCGCTACAAGCTCGTGCTCGCCCCGAGCCTCAACGTCATTTCCGCCGGCCTCGCGCGCCATCTCGCCGCCTACGTGGAGCGCGGCGGGCACCTGGTGCTCGGGCCGCGCTCCGGCATGAAAAACGAGTTCAACGCGCTCAACACCGAGCGCCAGCCAGGGCCGCTGGCGCCCGTGCTCGGCGCGCGGGTGGAGCAATTCTATGCGCTGCCCGACCCCATTCCGCTCGATGGCGAGTGGGGCGGCGGCACGGCCGATATCTGGGCCGAATTTTTCTCGCAGCTCGCGCCCGGCACGCAGGTGCTCATGCGCTACGGCGCCGCCAACGGCTTCCTCGACGACCAGCCCGCCGCCGTGTCGCGCAAGGTCGGACGGGGCACACTGACCCACCTCGGCGCGGTGCTGGAAAAACCGCTGATGCACCGTGCCGCGCTCGCGATGCTGGCGGACGCCGGCATCCCGGCCAGGCCACCGCTGCCGGTGCCGGAAGGGATCGAGGTCTGCCGCCGGGTGGGCGAGGGGCGCGAATTGTATATCGTCATCAACCACACGCCGCGCCCGGTCGAGATCGGGCTGCCCGGAAACATGCGAGACATCCTCGACGGCGGCGAGACCGGCCGCCTCACGCTTTCACCGCGCGGCGTGGCGGTGTTGCAAAAATTGCCGTGA
- a CDS encoding uroporphyrinogen decarboxylase family protein, with the protein MNHIERFLATTGRRPVDRPASWLGIPDRSAIPKLFAHFGVSDMPALKARLNDDVYPVEVPYHSPTSDAIYAAFDFAKNKHDPGERTLTSPGFFEDYSDPADVDKFDWPDPEKYIDPARCQAAVEAVPAGYAVMGVVWAAHFQDACAAFGMETALVKMMTEPDMFRAVIDRILAFYLKANAIFFEAAKGRLHAVLMGNDFGSQTCLMLSPALLREFVFEGVRRLVDQARGYGLKVVYHSCGAISEIIPDLIDLGVDIVHPIQALATGMEPAGLKAKFGGRVSFCGGVDAQNLLVRGTPDEVRAKVAELRSIFPTGLIISPSHEAILADINPANIEALFDAAGQPVP; encoded by the coding sequence ATGAACCACATCGAACGCTTCCTCGCCACCACCGGGCGTCGTCCCGTGGACCGGCCCGCCTCCTGGCTCGGCATTCCCGACCGCTCGGCCATTCCGAAACTTTTCGCGCACTTCGGCGTTTCCGACATGCCCGCCCTGAAGGCCCGCCTGAATGACGATGTCTATCCGGTGGAGGTGCCCTATCATTCGCCGACCAGCGACGCCATTTACGCCGCCTTCGATTTTGCCAAGAACAAACACGACCCCGGCGAACGCACGCTGACCTCGCCGGGATTTTTCGAAGACTACTCCGACCCGGCGGACGTTGATAAATTCGACTGGCCCGACCCGGAAAAATATATCGATCCCGCGCGCTGCCAGGCGGCGGTGGAGGCGGTGCCCGCCGGTTACGCCGTGATGGGGGTGGTGTGGGCGGCGCATTTTCAGGATGCCTGCGCCGCGTTCGGCATGGAGACCGCCCTGGTCAAAATGATGACCGAGCCGGACATGTTTCGCGCGGTGATCGACCGCATCCTCGCGTTTTACCTCAAGGCCAACGCGATCTTCTTCGAGGCCGCCAAGGGGAGGCTGCACGCCGTGCTCATGGGCAATGATTTCGGCAGCCAGACCTGCCTCATGCTCTCACCCGCGCTGTTGCGGGAGTTTGTATTTGAGGGTGTCCGCAGACTTGTCGATCAGGCCAGGGGCTACGGCCTCAAGGTGGTGTATCATTCCTGCGGGGCGATCAGCGAAATCATCCCCGACCTTATAGACTTGGGCGTGGACATCGTCCACCCCATCCAGGCGCTCGCCACCGGAATGGAACCCGCGGGGCTGAAGGCGAAATTTGGCGGGCGGGTGTCGTTTTGCGGAGGCGTGGACGCGCAAAACCTGCTAGTGCGCGGAACGCCGGACGAAGTGCGGGCCAAGGTCGCCGAGCTTAGGTCGATCTTCCCCACCGGCCTCATCATTTCGCCGAGCCACGAGGCCATTCTCGCCGACATAAACCCGGCGAACATCGAGGCCCTGTTCGATGCCGCCGGCCAGCCTGTGCCATGA
- a CDS encoding L-rhamnose mutarotase: protein MKRYGSVIRIAPGKLEEYKKLHAAAWPGVLRMISACNIRNYSIYHKDGWLFSYFEYVGDNYEADMARMAADPETRRWWAVCKPCHEPLSTRGEGEWWAEMEELFHHS from the coding sequence ATGAAACGATACGGAAGCGTCATAAGGATCGCGCCCGGAAAGCTGGAGGAATATAAAAAACTCCACGCCGCCGCCTGGCCCGGCGTGCTTCGGATGATTTCCGCCTGCAATATCCGGAATTACAGCATCTATCACAAGGATGGCTGGCTCTTCAGTTATTTCGAATATGTCGGCGACAATTATGAGGCGGACATGGCGAGGATGGCCGCCGATCCCGAAACGCGCCGCTGGTGGGCCGTTTGCAAGCCGTGCCATGAGCCTCTCTCCACCCGCGGGGAGGGCGAATGGTGGGCGGAAATGGAGGAGCTGTTTCACCATTCATGA
- a CDS encoding sugar MFS transporter — MSKSIIRSASGKSFLIPFLLVSLLYLLWGCAHGLLDVLNKHFQGAFEMTKAESGFIQFSTYIAYFVMALPAGHIMRRLGYKKGIVTGLLIFTLGAFAFIPAAFVHSPLPFLVALFIIACGLCIIETGAHPYATSLGSEDGAAQRINIAAAFNGMGWIVGPLIGGMLIFGADANDNLALAKPYIAVGCAVLLVTVFFVFARMPELTPGSEGGSCSNAPPGPEGPIWAHRNLKLAIIAQFLYVGAQTGVFSFFINYVTELDPEISNLQASRLLGFGGMGLFLVGRLGSGFVMNRVPPARFLACFAGLAALCMVLVMLSAGRLSLYALYASFFFMSTMFPTIFALGVKGLGAHTKKASSYIVMGVAGGAIMPILMGWLGENNMAIGFSLPLAAFLFILYFGLSQGESRARR; from the coding sequence ATGTCAAAATCCATCATTCGTTCCGCTTCGGGCAAGAGCTTCTTGATTCCGTTTCTTCTGGTTTCGCTGCTGTATCTATTATGGGGCTGCGCGCACGGCCTGCTGGATGTCCTGAACAAGCATTTCCAGGGGGCGTTTGAAATGACCAAGGCGGAGTCGGGGTTTATACAATTTTCCACCTACATCGCCTATTTTGTCATGGCGCTTCCCGCCGGGCACATCATGCGCAGGCTGGGCTACAAGAAGGGGATTGTGACCGGCCTGCTGATCTTCACGCTGGGCGCCTTCGCCTTCATCCCGGCGGCCTTTGTCCATTCGCCGCTGCCGTTTCTTGTCGCGTTGTTCATCATTGCCTGCGGCCTGTGCATCATCGAGACGGGCGCGCATCCCTACGCCACCAGCCTTGGCTCCGAGGACGGGGCGGCGCAGCGCATCAATATCGCGGCGGCCTTCAACGGCATGGGCTGGATCGTCGGTCCGTTGATTGGCGGAATGCTGATTTTCGGCGCCGATGCCAACGACAACCTGGCGCTGGCCAAACCCTATATCGCGGTCGGCTGCGCCGTGTTGCTGGTCACGGTGTTTTTTGTCTTTGCCCGCATGCCGGAGCTTACCCCGGGCAGCGAAGGCGGCTCCTGCTCAAACGCTCCGCCCGGACCTGAAGGCCCGATATGGGCTCATCGAAACCTGAAGCTCGCGATCATCGCCCAGTTTTTATATGTCGGGGCGCAGACAGGGGTGTTCAGTTTCTTTATCAATTATGTGACGGAGCTCGACCCGGAAATCAGCAACCTGCAGGCGTCGCGCCTGCTGGGATTTGGCGGCATGGGCCTTTTCCTTGTCGGCCGGCTCGGCAGCGGGTTTGTCATGAACCGGGTGCCTCCGGCGCGTTTCCTGGCGTGTTTCGCGGGACTCGCCGCCTTGTGCATGGTGCTGGTGATGCTTTCGGCGGGGAGGCTGTCCCTCTACGCGCTTTATGCCTCCTTCTTTTTCATGTCCACGATGTTCCCCACCATCTTCGCCCTCGGGGTGAAGGGGCTGGGCGCGCATACCAAGAAGGCGTCATCCTATATTGTCATGGGCGTGGCCGGCGGCGCGATCATGCCGATTCTCATGGGATGGCTGGGCGAGAACAACATGGCGATCGGCTTCTCCCTGCCGCTGGCCGCGTTTCTGTTCATACTGTATTTTGGCCTTTCCCAAGGCGAATCGAGGGCGCGCCGGTGA